The following is a genomic window from Balneola sp..
AGCGGGATCATATTCAAAACTGGCCAGCTCACGAGATTCATCCCAGGCTACTGCTCCAACCGTTTCTCCCCATATTTTAACAAAAGCTGTTTTAATCATTACCAGTCACTCTCTTGGTTGTCTTGGGATTGACTTCCACTTGCCCGCTTTCTCTTCTTTTTGTCTTTTTTAGCCAGTTCAATGGGACTGATGGTTTTTTCTTCCACCTCAAAGGTTTCCAAATGGTGAAGCAGATCCAAGACTCTCAACACCTGAATTAATGAAACAAGGGTAACGCCTTCACCCCGCTCCAATAAACTCAGCGTGGACCGGCTTATTCCTGCCGCTGCAGCTACTTCTTTTTGGGATTTATTTTGCTCCAGGCGATGACGCTTTACAAACTCCCCAACATGCTTCAGCAATGCTTTATCACTCATTGCATGCCACTTTGTGTATGATATATCATTCATAATAATCTTATTTATGTAATAACAAATGAATTTTCATACATAATATACACAATCACTCAAATATATGCTGAATGAAATATCACTCATTAAAAGCTATTTTAATGCTTATTGAATGATTATTCATTCATAATATATATGTACTCCCTATAAATGACAGGTAATCCGGAGACAACACTTTGTTATGATTCGCTACCCACAAATGCATATTGAAAGATCAGCAATTATTGGGTTAACGTTCATTACACAGCCACGTAATTATTCCAGGCCAATACTCCGACCTCTCTAAATCTCTCCTTCTCAAGGAGAGACTTTAACGAGCCTATTAATAGTATTTGTTTCGAGTTAAAGTATAGAAATGTTATCAACGCGTCTTTCTCCTTGAGAAGGAGAAAACAAAAGAGGTCGAATGTTTGTTGCACTTCCCCAGGACCTCTTAAGTCTTAAAGCGAAGTCCATCACAAGACTGGGCTCAGCTCCTTATAGAGCGCTGACTTAATAGCCTTAGACAATTGCTGTATGGATTTTAAACGATATCTAAAATCCCGAAAATCCCTTAACCAAAGTAATCATGGTTCAAAAGCTGCATGCTGAATCTTGATTTGCAAGATGTTAGGATGTGCTTGATTGTAGTCAAACCTTAAATCACTCTACCCCAAAATAAGGTGCATAATTACTTCTTCACCATCTGGAAATCATACCCAGTCAGCACCCGCATCCCACCTTCCCGGTCGAAAAACTCTGTATAAATTTTCCCATTCCGAATAGATATGGGTTCTTTTTCTCTTGGCCAGTCTAAAGTAGCAAGCAATTCACCCTCATCGCTAATGACATGCCATTTATAGATAGAGTGATCGTCAACTATTGTTGAGACCCACATTCTATTTTCATCATCAACTAAGATTTGATCAAGTGCCGGCCAGGTTTCAGGATAATCCACGTCATCGAATACCGGATGCATATTGGGATGGTATTGATCCAACACCTCTTGTTCTTCCAGTGGATCTTTCTTGAACGGCATATAGAAAGCTCTTTCTATTTCACCTTCTATATCGTACTTCTTAATTAAAAACTCTTCGGTATTGATATGATAGACTTTTGACAGCCTGGAAACAGCAATCTCTCCTTTTTGCGAGAAGGGTAAACTAATTCCGGCGTTATGCCCCATTTTTGTACGACCGCTATGAGTAGCTATATTTTGTGTTTCAACTACTTTATCAGAGATAATTTGACTGTTTTCATTCATTAAATAATAAGCGGAATACCTTAGATTTTCCTTTTTCTCCGTCATAACGGAGACTAAATAACCCTCATCCCCAATTTTGGTCAAGGTTCTCGGAAACAGGTACTTGGCATATTCAATATTCCAAGACTCATACTCCAACTGAAAAGATTTAATCAATTCCCTGCTTTCAGTATCAAAAAAACTGACCCGCATTAAGTCAGCATCATAAACCATTAGCTGATCATCAACAACCTGCATACTTGCTACGCGAACAAACTCTCCGGGACCTCTTCCATTTCTCCCTATGCTTCCTAGCAATTCACCATCAGAACTATACTTTTTGATTACAACATCATTCTGATCATAGCGAAACACATTTCCATCTCTATCCACGAAATTTTTAGGACCAAAAGCTCTTACAGGTGCAGGCGGAACCGAAGGTATGTACATCTCCCCATAATCCTGACTGTCCGCAATACTTATTGTGTATTCAGGCTCATTGTCAATGACGGTCAGGTTTTCCAACTGTCGTATTTCTGTAGGAATTGAAGAGAGATCAGGCTTTGGTTCTTTTTCAGAAGTGCAGCTTATACTGAATAACATTGAAGCAAGAATAAGAAACCTTAGTTTTATGCTATTACTCATTGGAAGCACCTTCTTTAATCATCAACTCATATCCTTCTATCGTAATTTCTTCCACGAAATTTCTTCCATAGAATAAGTCTCTTGAATCTTTAGCTCTTGGATATGGAAGGCCAACGTACTCATCATCCATGTAATCCGGATCCGTTTTCAAAACGGAATACCCAAGATAGTCTAAATTCTCAGTGAATAACTCTACACCATATTGCCTTGCTTTGCCCACATCCCTCCTAACAAAATGAACAAAGCGCCCGTCATTTAGTTGTGAAATAAACTGAGATTGTCCATGAATCTTAAATGCCATTGCTTCACTCGACCCTGCTGCAAAGAACAACATATCTGCATTTTCTCTGTTGGGTAGGCGTTCATAAGCCTCCTCGATTTCAACTCCGTTGATTACTCGGGTTTGTTCCCATTTATTATTCATGGAGTTGTAAGTGTATTCAAAAAACTGGCCCGAATAAGTTGCAGGAGCTACAAGAAAGCGGTTCTCATCTATGAAATGAATATTCGCATAGGTACTGCTTATCTGATAGGAAATTTCTTCATTGAAATCAGGATATATTTCTGACGCATGTAGCTGAGGCTCCCCAACCATTTCAAAATTTTGGTCATAAATACGCAAACCGTAAAAATCATCAAGATTACTCGAAAAGTTCATGTGAAATAACAGAAACTGATTTCCTACTCTATAAATCTTCGTGTCTCCTGAAATACCCTGAACGGTATATGAGTTTTTAAATTTACCATTCACTGAAAATTTACTTACAGTTTTAGCTGATCGATCGTACCCCAGAATAATACTATCCGCAAAAATGGTATATGGATCATCAAACTCTCCGGGTCCACGTCCTTCGGTTCCTATGGTTCGAATAAAATTTCCTTCGGGATCAAATTGCTGAATGAATTTACGCTTCTGATCCAAAACATAAACCCGGTCCTGATCATCAACGGTTAATTCTGTAGGGCGTACAATCCATGAATCCTCCACATCCTCCTCCGACTTCAGCACTACCGCTTTCTCTAGAGATGCTGTGAACTCAAACTCTTCGGGTTGCTGATTATTTGATGGTGTACAACTGACAACGGCAGCAATAATGATGAGACAAGAAAATCGGTAAATCATAGAATTTAAATGAGTTGACGGTGCACCATCAGTATAATTCTACAACTTTAGATTTACAACATATATAATTTCAACAACTTGAAGATAGCTAAGCAGCTACTACCTGCTCTACAAGTGGGGAAGTAGTCTCTCTTAAACCAGCCCTTAATATTTTTTGAACTAACTCTTCTTCATCAGAAATTTCAGCTAAACTCAACACCTCTCCATTATCAATCCAATCGGATGCTTTTTGGGTGAAGTTTTCATCCATTCCATAAATCACTTTCCCGCCTAGTTCCTTCAAAGCAGCTGCATTACATAACTGCTCGTATTGGTTTTTGATGGGAATGGTGAGAAGCTTCTTACCTAAAAACATCGCCTCTGATGTTGTTTCAAATCCCGTTGCAGAAACAATGCCCAAACAGCCTTCAATACTATTCAAAAAAGTCTCTTTGCCCACAGGGTGAATGTTCACATTCCCTTTCGTGTAGGCGAGTTCACAACTTGGAGAAAATATATCCCAGATCACCGATTTTATCTGACTAAAAATTGAACAGAGTACCTCATGATCAAATGCGGGCAAATACACCGTTACATGCTCTCCAAGCGTCGGCTTCAAATCACGAATTTGTTTCCGGATAATGGGCGGTTCTATGAAATCATCATACCGCAAATAGTGAGAACCTACCGCAGCTGTACAGGGCGCAAAGTGCTTCATCACCTGCTCAGCTACCAATGATTTCTTTTCGGGCCGGGGACATTTATCAGATAAAAATGAAGCCTGATGACTTATGGCTACACAAGGAATTCCGGCCCCGTTTGCGGCCCAGGCTGTAACGGGCTCAAAGTCATTCACTACAAAATCATACTCTTCAATGGGGACTGCCTGCAAATCCTGAAGAAACTTAATCGGGTGTATATTCAACGCCGTTTCCAGCATATCGATACTGCCGTTGTTATCGTAGGTCAGGCTGAGTCCGCGGGCCTTATACTTAATCTCTCCGTCAATATTCATTTTGTAATTGTATCCACTCACCAACACATCAACTTCGGCATGTTCTCTTAGTTTGGGCAACACTACCCGTGCGCGGCTAATATGTCCGTGTCCGGTTCCCTGAATGCCGTACAGTATTTTCATCCGATCATTAGTTTTTTATCGAAAGTGTGTGTTTTCATGAGTTGATTTATGCGTGGATTTTCCTGCAATACCGCATCTTCAGAATAGCGATACAGACTCCATTCAAAACCATCGTATTCCAGGCAGGTGAGGTTTTCGACCCAATCTCCGGAATTGAGGTAAATGACCGAGCCCTGCTCATTTTCGTACCCTCGTATTTTGGGTTGATGGATGTGTCCACACACCACATAATCATAACCTTCTTCGATGGCCAGCTCCATCGCGGTCACCTCAAAATCATCAATAAAATTGACGGCTGTTTTTACGCCATCTTTGATCTTTTTGGAAAGAGAAAACTTTCCGTATCCCATCTTTTCAGAAAACCAGTTCATCCAGCGGTTAATCAAAATCAGGATTTCATATCCCTGACCGCCCAGCTTAGCAATCCACTTACTGTGCTTCATGGTGATGTCAAAGATATCGCCATGGAAAAACCAGACTTTCTCGCCATTCATCTCAAGTACCAGCTTGTCCCGAATGAATAAAGGACCCAATTGCAGGCTGGAAACTTTTCGTAAGGTTTCGTCGTGGTTGCCCGTCAGATAATAGATATCGACGCCATTGGTCATCATCGTGATGAGCGTTCTGATGACATGCATGTGGGCTTCAGGCCAGTAGTATTTGCGGAAGTTCCACATGTCCACAAAGTCGCCGTTTAGAATGACTCTCTTGGGATCAATGGAATTTAGATATTGAATTAACTCAACAGCATGGCAACCAATGGTTCCGAGATGGACATCAGATATAACAACCGTATCGAGTGATCTTTTCATAGTCTGGAGATGATGATTGATTAAAAAGATCGGCTATGTATGTTACCTTGAGTTATCCCAACTGTTATGAATAGATTAGATGATTGTTATGGAATTATGAATGTTAAATTTTAAATGCTAAATGTTAAGTTCATTTAAAATTTAACATTCATCATTTAACATTTCTGATATGAAAGAAGAGAACGCCCAAAAAATCGTCCATATCCATCTGCCTAAAGATGAAAAGTTTAAAACAACACTTACGGCCGGGAAGCATGAGCTGATTGCGGATGAGCCTGAACATGTTGAAGGCGGCACCGATTTGGGACCCGATCCCTATGATTATTTATTAATGGGATTGGGCTCCTGCACCGTTATGACTTTGAAGATGTACGCCGATCGTAAAAAATGGCCTCTGGAAGATGTGTATCTGGAATTACGCCATAATAAACGCCACGACGAGGATTGTGAAAACTGTGAAGACCCAAAAAGTAAGATTGACACAATCGAGAAGGAGCTGATTATAAAAGGTGATCTATCTCAGGAACAATTAGATAAGCTGCTGGAAATTTCCAAAAAATGTCCGGTTCACAGAACCCTGGAAAGTGATATTAAAATAATGAGCTCACTGAGTAACTGACCCTACTTGAGTGGCATTAAGTATTTTTATAACCGCTCCGACGCAGAGCATTCTGATCGAGGGTGTAAAGAGTGAACTATTGCAATAAAGATCTAAGTCATTCCTGCGAAGGCAGGAATCTGATTGTTTGTATGAAATGAACAACTAAACCCCCACCTACCCACTAGATTTCGGGCATTCGCCGCCAAATGACTGACCTCAAGTTTGGGATTATATTCTTTAATCTTCCCAGCCCCATGGTGCTTCCGGAAGCTCGGTTTCATCATCAAAATCAAAACGGATGCTAAAAAAGCGGTCGGTTCCAATTCGGCGAAGGTTATAAGTGAAATGTTGATCAGGCATTACTAAAATCCACCAAATATTACTGGCAGCGGCTGTGATTAATTCAGCTGTTTGTTGATCGGCGGGAAATGTTTGAAGTGTTTCTAACCCTACGTTTGCTGATGTCCCTCCATACATGGTGACCTCATCTTCGGTTCCATCTTCATGCCGGTGATCATGCTTTAACTGAATTCGGTTGCCTGTCTTTGTTAAGACCCACGTTCGGGAACGATCTTCGCCTACAAAAAACGGAATCCGTATTACATTCTCCTCACAAGAACGTACATGCATGACCAAGGTTTGAGTTCGGAAATCATCATCGGCCGGAGCTTCAAGAACTTCTCCGGTATAGGCTTTGCCACAGAGCTCGTTTAGATTCTGCCAAAAGATATCCGTGGCTGCATCTTGTGCAAAAGCCATGAACGGAAGAACTGAAAATACCACTATTACTAAAAATCGCATGTAATCCTCATTTTTGTTTTAAATGAGGATATCCTAAAAAAAGGTTAAATGCGATCAGGTATTTCATTTCTACAATGCATTTATCCCTTGTTGGCAGAACCAGATACCCGCCTTCGCGGGTATGACATTTCGGGAGTTCTATTTGCTCCGAATTAGAGAAAAAAACAAAATTTGCCAAGGGGTTTTCTCCCCTAAGTTTAGGGGAGAAACAAAGAGGGGTTGCGAATACGGCAAATAACAGAAAAAAGGAATCGAATTTCGCTTTCAACTTCTCCGCTCCGACGCAGAGCGTTCAGAGCGAGTTTTGTATATCACAAGTGAGCTTGTCGTTAACGTAAAGGGGTTACGAGTACCAGTAACCAGTTTTTAAGGATATTAAGTGCTAATCCAACCATTCGTCAGACGGGCTTGGAGCCGTCGGACGAAGTGCTTTATTCCACCGCCTCAATTCCTTCTTCATATGCATCCATAGGAATACAGGAACAAACTAAGTTTCGGTCTCCATAGGCGTCATCAACTCGAGATGCGGTTGGCCAGAATTTGTCGTATTTCAGTTCTTCAAGTGGGAAGGCTCCTTTTTCACGAGGGTAGCTTCGGGACCACTCTTCTGCCATTACTACTCGCTGGGTGTGAGGTGCGTGCTTTAAAACATTGTCCTCTTTATCAGCTTTTCCGTCTTCGACTTCCTGTATTTCTTTCCGGATGGAAATCATCGCTTCGCAGAATCGGTCTAACTCCTCAACCGATTCACTTTCGGTCGGCTCAATCATAAGCGTGCCCGGAACCGGGAAACTCATGGTAGGTGCGTGAAATCCATAATCCATTAATCGCTTCGCAACATCTACAGATTCAACACCAGCTGATTGCTTGAACGGACGAAGGTCAACGATAAACTCGTGTGCTGAACGTCCGGTTTTGCCGGTATAAAGTATCTCGTAGTGATCCTTTAATCGGTCTTTGAGGTAGTTTGCATTCAGGATCGCAGCCTTGGTAGCATCGGTAAGTCCTTCACTTCCCATCATGCGAATGTATGCGTATGAAATGGTGAGGATACTGGCACTGCCAAAAGGAGCCGCAGAAATAGTTGTTGTTGCCTGATCGCCACCTGTTTTAATAACAGAATGGGTAGGTAGAAATGGAGTCAGATGTTCAGCAACACCAATAGGTCCCATCCCCGGTCCGCCGCCGCCGTGTGGAATACAAAATGTTTTGTGCAGATTCAGGTGACATACATCAGCTCCAATTTCGCCCGGACTGGTAAGGCCAACCTGAGCATTCATGTTGGCGCCGTCCATATAAACTTGTCCGCCGTGTTTGTGAATAATTTCACAAAAGTCTTTCACTTTATGCTCAAACACAC
Proteins encoded in this region:
- a CDS encoding UDP-2,3-diacylglucosamine hydrolase — its product is MKRSLDTVVISDVHLGTIGCHAVELIQYLNSIDPKRVILNGDFVDMWNFRKYYWPEAHMHVIRTLITMMTNGVDIYYLTGNHDETLRKVSSLQLGPLFIRDKLVLEMNGEKVWFFHGDIFDITMKHSKWIAKLGGQGYEILILINRWMNWFSEKMGYGKFSLSKKIKDGVKTAVNFIDDFEVTAMELAIEEGYDYVVCGHIHQPKIRGYENEQGSVIYLNSGDWVENLTCLEYDGFEWSLYRYSEDAVLQENPRINQLMKTHTFDKKLMIG
- a CDS encoding osmotically inducible protein C; amino-acid sequence: MKEENAQKIVHIHLPKDEKFKTTLTAGKHELIADEPEHVEGGTDLGPDPYDYLLMGLGSCTVMTLKMYADRKKWPLEDVYLELRHNKRHDEDCENCEDPKSKIDTIEKELIIKGDLSQEQLDKLLEISKKCPVHRTLESDIKIMSSLSN
- a CDS encoding transcriptional regulator translates to MNDISYTKWHAMSDKALLKHVGEFVKRHRLEQNKSQKEVAAAAGISRSTLSLLERGEGVTLVSLIQVLRVLDLLHHLETFEVEEKTISPIELAKKDKKKRKRASGSQSQDNQESDW